A DNA window from Allokutzneria albata contains the following coding sequences:
- a CDS encoding PadR family transcriptional regulator: protein MKSDALRGHLDALLLATLDGRELHGYAIIEALQLRSGGALDLPTGTVYPALRRLERAGFVRSEWSTVSGRQRRTYKLTSSGERELANQRTAWREFTVAIEGVLGSGPWPAKA from the coding sequence GTGAAGTCAGACGCCTTGCGCGGGCATTTGGACGCTCTGCTGCTGGCCACCCTGGACGGCAGGGAACTGCACGGGTACGCGATCATCGAGGCGTTGCAGCTGCGCAGCGGCGGAGCGCTCGACCTCCCGACCGGAACCGTCTACCCGGCGCTGCGCCGCCTGGAGCGCGCGGGTTTCGTGCGCAGCGAGTGGAGCACCGTCTCCGGCAGACAGCGGCGGACCTACAAGCTGACTTCGTCCGGCGAACGCGAACTGGCCAACCAGCGCACGGCGTGGCGGGAGTTCACCGTGGCCATCGAAGGCGTTCTCGGGAGCGGCCCATGGCCGGCCAAAGCCTGA